One part of the Cottoperca gobio chromosome 14, fCotGob3.1, whole genome shotgun sequence genome encodes these proteins:
- the neu3.1 gene encoding sialidase-3 — protein sequence MGNTPSKSGSGEEPVKTTLFEKEPSGITYRIPALIYLRHSHTFLAFAEKRSSPSDHDAKILVMRRGTLKDDGSVQWSYSQELSTACLPNHRTMNPCPVYEKNSKTLFLFFICIWGNTTECRQIITGKNKTRLCFVSSSDDGQTWSQARDLTESVIGETIHKWATFAVGPGHGVQLENGRLIIPAYAYYVPYRCCSYPIPFTVYPRALSVYSEDFGQTWHIGKMLRKKSCECEMAEIIDHEGRSHLYCNARNTGGHRCEALSENSGVYFDKPHIAPELVEPPSGCQGSVIGFPAPEFVPNDDAESKACGTSLLSPDTQTWLLFIHPTKKSSRRDMGVYLNRSPLHSSGWDRPRIIHSGPSGYSDLAYNGDKDQFSCLMECGKESELEQIAFMSFNLNDVMQTGSKKDMKMR from the exons ATGGGAAATACACCATCAAAGAGTGGCAGTGGAGAGGAACCGGTCAAAACAACTTTGTTTGAAAAGGAGCCAAGTGGGATAACATACAGGATCCCTGCTCTCATTTATCTGAGGCACAGTCACACCTTCCTCGCCTTTGCAGAGAAAAGATCCTCACCCTCTGACCATGATGCCAAAATTCTTGTTATGAGAAGAGGAACATTGAAAGATGATGGATCTGTTCAG TGGTCGTACAGTCAGGAGCTGTCAACAGCATGCCTACCAAACCACCGCACTATGAATCCTTGCCCTGTGTatgaaaaaaacagcaaaacactgtttttatttttcatctgtaTCTGGGGAAACACCACAGAGTGCAGGCAGATCATCACAGGTAAGAACAAGACGCGCCTTTGCTTCGTCAGCAGCAGCGATGACGGGCAAACCTGGAGTCAAGCGAGAGACTTAACAGAAAGTGTTATTGGTGAAACTATCCATAAGTGGGCCACGTTCGCTGTGGGGCCGGGCCACGGTGTTCAGCTGGAGAACGGCAGATTGATCATCCCAGCGTACGCCTATTATGTTCCTTACAGATGCTGTTCCTACCCCATTCCGTTCACAGTCTACCCACGAGCACTGTCGGTATATAGCGAGGACTTTGGCCAGACGTGGCATATAGGTAAGATGCTTCGAAAAAAGTCCTGTGAATGTGAAATGGCAGAGATCATAGACCACGAGGGCAGGAGTCATCTTTACTGTAATGCTCGTAACACTGGAGGCCACAGGTGTGAGGCCCTGAGTGAAAACAGCGGCGTGTATTTTGACAAACCCCACATTGCTCCAGAGCTCGTCGAACCGCCTTCAGGCTGTCAAGGCAGCGTCATTGGCTTTCCTGCCCCTGAATTTGTCCCCAACGATGACGCTGAAAGCAAAGCTTGTGGCACGTCGCTCTTGTCTCCAGACACGCAAACCTGGCTCCTCTTCATCCACCCAACTAAGAAGTCTAGCAGAAGGGACATGGGCGTGTATTTGAACCGATCCCCCCTGCACTCATCAGGGTGGGACAGGCCCAGGATCATCCACAGCGGGCCCAGTGGCTACTCAGACCTGGCCTACAACGGAGACAAGGATCAGTTTTCATGCCTGATGGAGTGTGGGAAAGAAAGTGAACTTGAGCAGATAGCATTCATGTCGTTTAATCTTAATGATGTCATGCAGACGGGCAGTAAGAAAGACATGAAGATGCGCTGA